The Streptomyces aurantiacus genome includes a region encoding these proteins:
- a CDS encoding DUF485 domain-containing protein, protein MATDAPPPSKAEPHLPTTAEFVEVQESAEFGELRRAHRSFAFPLTVGFISWYLLYVLLSIYADDFMGTKLVGNFNVAFVLGLAQFLTTFLIAWWYERHSSTKLDPKAEAIKSRMEGGA, encoded by the coding sequence GTGGCCACCGACGCACCGCCCCCCTCGAAAGCAGAACCTCATCTCCCGACCACCGCGGAGTTCGTAGAGGTGCAGGAGAGCGCTGAGTTCGGTGAACTGCGCCGCGCCCACCGCTCCTTCGCCTTCCCGCTGACCGTCGGCTTCATCAGCTGGTACCTGCTGTACGTCCTGCTGTCGATCTACGCGGACGACTTCATGGGCACCAAGCTCGTCGGCAACTTCAACGTTGCCTTCGTCCTGGGCCTCGCCCAGTTCCTCACCACGTTCCTCATCGCCTGGTGGTACGAGCGGCACTCGTCCACCAAACTCGACCCCAAGGCCGAGGCGATCAAGTCCCGGATGGAGGGCGGCGCATGA